One genomic segment of Pseudomonadales bacterium includes these proteins:
- a CDS encoding acetyl-CoA carboxylase carboxyltransferase subunit alpha yields the protein MHLNHLDFEQPIAELRAKIEELRMVGSDNELNISDEIAKLEEKSRKLTESIFGNLSAWQIVQISRHPLRPYALDYINRIFDEFDELHGDRHFRDDPSIIGGLARLDGEPVMVIAHEKGRGTKEKILRNFGMPQPEGYRKACRLMELAERFSIPIITLIDTPGAYPGIESEERGQSEAIARNLAVMSRLKTPILATVIGEGGSGGALALGVCDHLMMLQYATYSVISPEGCSTILWKSNEKAAEAAELMAMIAPRLKELGLVDQVIPEPLGGAHRDYDATAAAMKHALIERLAEFKRHSAEELVERRYRRYLSYGHYVN from the coding sequence ATGCACCTCAACCACCTCGATTTCGAACAGCCCATCGCCGAATTGCGCGCCAAGATCGAAGAGCTGCGCATGGTCGGCAGCGACAACGAGCTCAACATCAGCGACGAGATCGCCAAGCTCGAAGAGAAGAGCCGCAAGCTGACCGAATCGATCTTTGGCAACCTCTCGGCCTGGCAGATCGTGCAGATCTCGCGCCATCCACTGCGACCCTACGCCCTCGACTACATCAACCGCATCTTTGACGAATTCGATGAGCTGCATGGCGACCGCCACTTTCGCGACGACCCCTCGATCATCGGCGGTCTGGCGCGGCTGGATGGCGAACCGGTGATGGTGATCGCCCACGAAAAGGGCCGCGGCACCAAAGAGAAGATCCTGCGCAACTTCGGCATGCCGCAGCCCGAGGGCTACCGCAAGGCGTGCCGGCTGATGGAGCTGGCCGAACGCTTTTCGATTCCGATCATCACACTGATCGACACCCCCGGCGCCTACCCGGGCATCGAGTCTGAAGAGCGCGGACAGAGCGAGGCAATCGCCCGCAACCTGGCAGTGATGTCACGGCTGAAGACGCCGATTCTGGCCACCGTGATCGGCGAAGGGGGCTCGGGTGGCGCGCTGGCGCTCGGTGTCTGCGACCATCTGATGATGCTGCAATATGCCACCTACTCAGTCATCTCGCCCGAAGGCTGCTCGACCATTCTGTGGAAAAGCAACGAAAAGGCCGCCGAAGCGGCCGAACTGATGGCGATGATTGCGCCACGACTGAAAGAGCTGGGTCTGGTCGACCAGGTCATTCCCGAACCACTGGGCGGTGCCCACCGCGACTATGACGCCACCGCCGCCGCGATGAAGCATGCGCTGATCGAACGGCTCGCCGAGTTCAAACGTCATTCAGCCGAGGAGCTGGTCGAACGCCGCTACCGCCGCTACCTCTCCTACGGCCACTATGTGAACTGA
- the dnaE gene encoding DNA polymerase III subunit alpha, giving the protein MSSTAPGFVHLHLHSEYSLVDGLIAIDALVERTRELAMPAVAITDISNLFALVKFYRAARSAGIKPIVGAQLLVENPEQPGQFAPLLLLVRDQTGYRNLTTLISRGYLENRHQGRALVRQEWVMEAAPGLIALSGGRDGEIGRLLLNDRPEQAEARLKAWQQAFADRFYLELTRTGRTDEELYLQRAVALAQRLACPVVATNAVCFLDRDDFEAHEARVCIQEGRTLDDPRRPRLYSEAQYLRSPQEMAELFHDLPEALENSVEIARRCTLELQLGKNFLPDYPVPTDESEEAFFRRLAHEGLMQRFAQQSIDDEEKRKSYLQRLEFELDVIVQMGFSGYFLIVMDFIRWARDNGVPVGPGRGSGAGSIVAYALRITDLDPIGYELLFERFLNPERVSMPDFDIDFCMDGRDRVIHYVSERYGREAVSQIITFGTMAAKAVVRDVARVQGKPYSLGDRISKLIPFEVGMTLEKALKQEPALKELMAQNDEVAEIIEMSFKLEGITRNVGKHAGGVVIAPGRLTDFTPLYVDESGGSLVTQFDKDDVEAAGLVKFDFLGLRTLTIIDWAVKAINQARASQGQPPIAIESLPLDDSEVFRYLQGGETTAVFQLESRGMKELIRRLLPNCFEDIIALVALYRPGPLQSGMVDDFINRKHGRAAVRYLHPTLAPILANTYGVILYQEQVMQIAQVLAGYTLGSADMLRRAMGKKKAEEMADQRKSFTAGASQRGVPPAVAEEIFDLMEKFAGYGFNKSHSAAYALISYQTAWLKHHYPAFFMAAVLSADMQHTDKVVLLVEECRKMGLRVSPPNVNRGEFRFSVDVEEGSIIYGLGAIKGLGEGPIDALNSARRSGGRFIDLFDFCRRCDSHKLNKRALEALIKSGAMDELGSDRATLLATLPNALQAAEQSAANSASGTRDLFGELLPGSLISSQPVMQVSAQRWSLREQLQAEKETLGLYLSGHPIEQYRDELRAMKVTQIADLQPDNGPQLFAGLLLGVRTLRSKRGDTMAFLTLDDRTARIEISLFADDYQQQRDKLIKDEILLIEASVSLDEYNSSLKARAKSLSTLDEARTRLVRQLELDLRGDALPNDFDRQFAELLAPYRGDGCPVLLNYRGDAVGGRIHLGAAWRVRPTDQLLERLRGQFGIDRVRMSYH; this is encoded by the coding sequence ATGAGCAGCACTGCTCCGGGCTTCGTCCATCTGCATCTGCACTCCGAGTATTCGCTGGTCGATGGCCTGATCGCCATCGATGCCTTGGTCGAACGGACGCGCGAGCTGGCGATGCCGGCCGTGGCCATCACCGACATCAGCAATCTGTTCGCGCTGGTGAAGTTCTATCGGGCAGCCCGTTCCGCCGGCATCAAACCGATCGTCGGCGCGCAACTGCTGGTCGAAAACCCGGAACAGCCCGGGCAGTTCGCGCCGCTGCTGTTGCTGGTGCGTGACCAGACCGGCTACCGCAACCTGACCACGCTGATCTCACGTGGCTATCTGGAAAACCGCCATCAGGGGCGCGCGCTGGTCAGGCAGGAGTGGGTCATGGAGGCCGCGCCCGGGCTGATCGCCCTGTCGGGTGGCCGTGATGGCGAGATTGGCCGGCTGCTGCTGAACGACCGGCCGGAACAGGCCGAAGCACGACTGAAGGCGTGGCAACAGGCCTTTGCTGACCGCTTCTATCTTGAGCTGACCCGCACCGGTCGAACGGATGAGGAGCTCTATCTGCAACGGGCGGTGGCGCTGGCGCAGCGGCTCGCCTGCCCGGTGGTGGCAACCAACGCGGTCTGCTTTCTCGACCGGGACGATTTCGAGGCCCATGAGGCGCGGGTCTGCATTCAGGAGGGGCGCACGCTCGACGATCCGCGCCGCCCCCGGCTCTACAGCGAGGCGCAGTACCTGCGCAGCCCACAGGAGATGGCCGAGCTGTTCCACGACCTGCCCGAGGCGCTGGAGAACAGCGTCGAGATCGCCCGCCGCTGCACGCTCGAGTTGCAGTTGGGCAAGAACTTTCTGCCGGACTATCCAGTGCCGACCGACGAAAGCGAAGAGGCCTTCTTTCGCCGGCTGGCCCATGAGGGGCTGATGCAGCGGTTCGCCCAGCAGTCGATCGATGATGAAGAAAAGCGCAAGAGCTATCTGCAACGCCTTGAATTTGAGCTGGATGTGATCGTGCAGATGGGTTTTTCCGGCTACTTTCTGATCGTGATGGATTTCATCCGCTGGGCGCGCGACAACGGCGTGCCGGTCGGCCCCGGCCGCGGCTCGGGCGCCGGTTCGATCGTCGCCTATGCATTGCGGATCACCGACCTCGACCCGATCGGCTACGAGCTGCTGTTCGAGCGCTTTCTGAATCCGGAGCGGGTGTCGATGCCCGATTTCGACATCGATTTCTGCATGGATGGCCGCGACCGGGTGATCCACTATGTCTCCGAACGCTACGGCCGCGAGGCGGTCTCGCAGATCATCACCTTCGGTACCATGGCGGCCAAGGCGGTGGTGCGTGATGTCGCCCGGGTGCAGGGCAAGCCCTACAGCCTGGGTGATCGCATCTCCAAGCTGATCCCGTTCGAGGTCGGCATGACGCTGGAGAAGGCGCTGAAACAGGAGCCGGCGCTGAAGGAGTTGATGGCGCAGAACGACGAGGTGGCCGAGATCATCGAGATGTCGTTCAAGCTCGAAGGCATCACCCGCAATGTCGGCAAACATGCCGGCGGCGTGGTGATCGCGCCAGGCCGGCTGACCGACTTCACGCCGCTCTATGTCGATGAGTCGGGCGGCAGCCTGGTGACCCAGTTCGACAAGGATGATGTCGAGGCGGCGGGTCTGGTCAAGTTCGACTTTCTCGGTCTGCGCACGCTGACCATCATCGACTGGGCAGTGAAGGCGATCAATCAGGCTCGCGCCAGTCAGGGCCAACCGCCGATCGCGATCGAAAGTCTGCCGCTCGACGACTCGGAGGTGTTCCGCTACCTGCAAGGTGGCGAGACCACGGCGGTGTTCCAGCTCGAATCGCGCGGCATGAAGGAGCTGATCCGCCGCCTGCTGCCCAACTGCTTCGAGGACATCATCGCGCTGGTTGCGCTCTACCGGCCCGGACCGCTGCAATCGGGCATGGTCGATGACTTCATCAATCGCAAGCATGGCCGGGCCGCCGTGCGCTACCTGCATCCAACCCTGGCGCCGATTCTCGCCAACACCTATGGGGTGATCCTCTATCAGGAGCAGGTGATGCAGATCGCCCAGGTGCTGGCCGGCTATACCCTGGGCAGCGCCGACATGCTGCGGCGGGCGATGGGCAAGAAGAAGGCCGAAGAGATGGCCGATCAGCGCAAGAGCTTCACTGCCGGGGCCAGCCAGCGTGGCGTGCCGCCGGCGGTGGCTGAGGAGATCTTCGACCTGATGGAGAAGTTCGCCGGCTATGGTTTCAACAAGTCGCACTCGGCCGCCTACGCGCTGATCTCCTACCAGACCGCCTGGCTCAAGCACCACTACCCGGCCTTCTTCATGGCTGCCGTGCTGTCAGCGGACATGCAGCACACCGACAAGGTGGTGCTGCTGGTGGAGGAGTGCCGCAAGATGGGGCTGCGGGTGTCACCACCCAACGTCAACCGCGGCGAATTCCGCTTCAGTGTCGATGTCGAGGAGGGGTCGATCATCTACGGGCTCGGCGCCATCAAGGGGCTGGGCGAGGGGCCGATCGACGCATTGAACAGTGCCCGCCGCAGCGGCGGCCGCTTCATCGACCTGTTCGACTTCTGCCGCCGCTGCGACAGCCACAAGCTCAACAAGCGAGCGCTCGAAGCGCTGATCAAATCGGGCGCCATGGATGAGCTGGGCAGCGACCGCGCCACCCTGCTCGCCACCCTGCCCAATGCCCTGCAGGCGGCCGAGCAGAGCGCCGCCAACAGTGCCAGCGGCACCCGCGATCTGTTCGGCGAACTGCTGCCGGGCAGCCTGATCAGCAGTCAACCGGTCATGCAGGTCAGCGCGCAGCGCTGGAGCCTGCGCGAGCAGTTGCAGGCCGAGAAGGAGACCCTCGGCCTCTATCTTTCCGGCCATCCGATCGAACAGTACCGTGACGAACTGCGGGCGATGAAGGTGACCCAGATCGCCGACCTGCAACCCGACAACGGTCCGCAGCTCTTCGCCGGACTGCTGCTGGGTGTGCGCACGCTGCGCAGCAAGCGCGGCGACACCATGGCCTTTCTGACACTGGATGACCGCACCGCCCGCATCGAGATCTCGCTCTTTGCCGATGACTATCAGCAGCAGCGCGACAAACTGATCAAGGATGAGATTCTGCTGATCGAGGCCAGCGTCAGCCTCGATGAGTACAACAGCAGCCTGAAGGCGCGCGCCAAGAGCCTCAGCACCCTCGACGAGGCACGAACACGCCTGGTTCGCCAGCTCGAACTCGATCTGCGGGGCGATGCGTTGCCGAACGACTTCGACCGCCAGTTCGCCGAACTGCTCGCCCCCTACCGCGGCGACGGCTGCCCGGTGCTGCTCAACTACCGCGGCGATGCAGTGGGTGGGCGCATCCATCTGGGCGCTGCCTGGCGGGTGCGTCCGACCGATCAGCTGCTCGAACGGCTGCGCGGCCAGTTCGGCATCGATCGGGTCAGAATGAGTTATCATTGA
- the tilS gene encoding tRNA lysidine(34) synthetase TilS, which produces MSGSSVVTALSRHLAAEPAPARWVVAFSGGLDSMVLLHATVHCLAQRRLHALPTQPLHALHVQHDLHPEAATWASHCRALAQQLEVPFHLRCVAVDRSGGRGVEAAAREVRYRAFSDFLLPGDQLLMAHHQDDQIETLLLRLLRGSGPAGVSGIPAQRPLGHASLSRPLLALPRAQLRAYADAVQLTWIEDPSNIDPAFDRNYLRHTLRPAIAARWPNHARTLLRSAALAAESAQLLQQLAAIDFSNAPQHRLDRLHIPSLQQLDDARQRNLLRHWLGLNGLPLPDHNRLQRILDEVMPAAADRQPLVNWPGVEVRRYRDFLYAMPPLPPPASTMELEWDLSTAFLQLPDGSRLWQQWQDAGGVALRPGIPITLRFRHSGDPTQQADRHRLKRLLQQAGVPPWLRSHIPLIYQDDSLVVIPGVAIMPGWRSAAGAGGLHFRWQPAGSHVLPAFADSSGP; this is translated from the coding sequence GTGAGCGGCTCCTCGGTCGTCACCGCCCTCTCCCGCCATCTGGCGGCCGAACCCGCCCCGGCACGCTGGGTGGTCGCCTTCAGTGGCGGACTCGACTCGATGGTGCTGCTCCACGCCACCGTCCACTGTCTGGCACAGCGCCGGCTGCATGCCCTGCCCACGCAACCGCTGCATGCACTGCATGTCCAGCACGATCTGCACCCCGAGGCGGCCACTTGGGCCAGCCATTGTCGAGCGCTGGCACAACAGCTCGAGGTGCCCTTTCACCTGCGCTGCGTCGCGGTGGACAGATCAGGTGGCCGCGGCGTCGAAGCCGCCGCGCGCGAGGTGCGCTACCGCGCCTTCAGCGACTTCCTGCTGCCCGGCGACCAACTGCTGATGGCCCACCACCAGGATGACCAGATCGAAACCCTGCTGCTGCGACTGCTGCGCGGCAGTGGTCCGGCCGGAGTGTCCGGCATTCCTGCCCAGCGTCCACTCGGTCACGCCAGCCTGTCCCGCCCGCTGCTCGCCCTGCCCCGCGCGCAACTGCGCGCCTATGCCGATGCGGTCCAGCTGACCTGGATCGAAGATCCCTCCAACATCGACCCCGCATTCGACCGCAACTACCTGCGCCACACGCTGCGGCCTGCCATCGCCGCCCGCTGGCCCAACCATGCCCGGACCCTGCTGCGAAGTGCCGCGCTGGCCGCCGAAAGCGCACAACTGCTGCAACAACTGGCCGCGATCGACTTCTCAAATGCACCCCAACACCGTCTCGATCGTCTGCACATCCCCTCACTGCAACAGCTCGACGATGCGCGCCAGCGCAACCTGCTGCGCCACTGGCTGGGGCTGAATGGATTGCCGCTGCCCGACCACAACCGCCTGCAACGCATCCTGGACGAAGTGATGCCCGCCGCCGCCGACCGCCAGCCGCTGGTGAACTGGCCAGGGGTCGAAGTGCGCCGCTACCGTGATTTTCTCTACGCGATGCCGCCCCTGCCGCCGCCGGCCAGCACAATGGAACTGGAGTGGGATCTGAGCACAGCATTCCTGCAACTGCCCGACGGCAGCCGGCTCTGGCAGCAGTGGCAGGATGCAGGCGGCGTGGCACTGCGCCCCGGCATCCCCATCACCCTTCGCTTTCGGCACAGTGGTGACCCCACGCAGCAGGCTGACCGGCATCGCCTCAAGAGGCTGCTGCAACAGGCAGGGGTGCCTCCTTGGCTGCGCAGCCATATTCCGTTGATCTATCAGGACGACAGCCTGGTCGTCATTCCCGGCGTTGCCATCATGCCGGGCTGGCGCAGTGCAGCCGGAGCGGGTGGCCTGCACTTTCGCTGGCAACCGGCCGGCAGCCATGTGCTGCCTGCGTTCGCTGATTCCAGCGGACCGTGA